ataactacttttaaaatggtTAAGTGAAGTAGTGGAGAGGTAAGATAAAACTCTAGTCAAGTATTGATTTCAAATACTCCTGGACTGCTAAAAATATCCAGCCAgatctacttaaaaaaaaaaaaaaaaaaaaaaaaaaaaatttttgcatcattttcagGAAGTGCTcacaacttcactcatggcaCAGTGATCTCTGTACAACAGGCAAAATCTAAACTACCCTGAACACTTAAACAAATCTTAAACATTTATACCCAAGGGCATCATGGTAAAGTCTGCCTTACATGTCTTTAATTTTCCATGTAtttgctttgatacagcctctgagaccagcctgccctttcagccaTAACCTTATATGGATTATTGTCCTCCTGGAGGGGTCATGAATTGTCCTCTGGACAGTAGTCAtgtcagcagtcttctccaCAATTGCAGTTGTGTGACctgaaccagaatgagagaATAACGGCACAGGGAACCTTTGCAAAattgacttttccacaatattctaatgttCTGAGGTAGTTGATTTTAGATACTGTGAACTGTaggccataatcatcaagattaaaacaagaaaaggtcttgaaatattttactttgtacaagataaatctagaatatgtggaaatttaactttctgaaataaatcaaaggtaaagaaatgaacttttacataCACTTGTTTGAGAAAGAGATTAGTGGAGGAGATAACCACAATTGTTCACTTTgtgatacaagcatgaaatttgATACAGTTATAGCTAAAGGCATTCCAAAGAAAACAGGATATGGATGCATCCTGAATTTTCAACATGGTGCCCATGGAAACCATTTTTCAAAACGGCTAACAATGATAACCATTTTCTCATCAATTTTCTTATCAGGGATGATAATAAAGGatgatgaagaataaaaaatgaagacTAATTATTGTGAAAGTAGTCATCTGTTACAGACAATGTAATAGAGTGGATGTGGAAGCACAGCCAGGGCACAGCAGTGGTGAAACCACTGCTGTGAAACTCAGCATGGGGTTCAGTATCAGCTACATACATTAGCCATTAACATCATTATTTCTCTTTTCAGTATCAGTCTACTCCTTTTAGTGGTAGCGTAGTTTAGTTTCCTAAATGCTATCTAATGTTAGTCGAACGTCGAGTTGATATTAGGCAGATTTAGATGTAGTTAGATAGCTGCACCTGAATTGACAGGATGTGCCAGCACGGAAGAGCCAAGCCAAGGGTAACAGGGCTTTACGTGACTTCATGTagttacagtgcttaacaaatttattagaccacctgtctcagagaccatctagcatcatgaagtgctttaatgcagactctttcattttcagtgagctctccacgttttgccattttgaacaggaatgaggaatttcaaactgaattcaattttttatacccaaatttgagctggctcactgggcttctctgagaagtcagaaattaatcaaacacaatattcaaccactaaaactcatttttctgttcaggaatgcaagtaaataattataatttgacatattaatcaagaaataatgatgtgctttactattttttcagttttgttgtaaatcagtgaatttaaaaatgcatggataacaataataattatattttagcattaaaaatatcatttggcaagtaaataattataatttgacatattaatcaagaaataataatgtgctttaccattttttcattttttttttttttttgtaaatcagtacatttgaaaattcatggataacaataataaagatatttaagcattaaaaatatcatttggcttaaagagcttctacatattggtgtattaaccattgcagaaacataaaaatgattttgcttttaccagtttttaccaatgctgttaatttagggcagctgtggcataaactttactttgggtaatggtctaataaatttgttaaacactgtagtTGGATGGTGTACAAATTGCATGGGAATTAAATGGCAGTGGATGAACGATCGGGCTAGGTGTAGGTCAATTTTTGTAAGAAGAGTTGTGTGAGGCAGTGCAAGTGCTAAAAAGCTGAAACAAACTGCACATCCCTTTGTTTCTGTGAAGAATGTTGAATAGACTGCTGTGACAGAAGACAGAAgtgctttccctctcttttcattttttaaccccattttataCATCGCTTTAAAAAACACCTCACTCCCCTCACTCTCCCAGAAAAATACCCCCcccaaaaatgttttcatcGATTCACTGAAGGTTATTTCAAGTTCAAGTTTATGTAAAACTTTgtgtaaattgtaaatatttCTTTTCTCTTGTGATCAAAAATATCGATAGGAAACTCAATTCAAGTTTCAAGTTTATATAAAactttgtgtaaaatgtaaatcattCTTTCAGTCTTGTATGAAAAAACACTGATCTTAAACTTATTTCAAGTTTCAAGTTCATATAAAACGTAGTGTAAATTTGAAATGTTCTCTTACTCTTGAGATCAAAAGAATTGATCTGAAGCTAAATTCTGAGGTGTCTCTAATTttctaataaacaaaatatagcAACTTTTGTTCAAACTGTATCAATTTCAGGATTAAAAAACAACCTCAAACTCAGTTTTTTTATTCCATCTTTTCAATTTCTGTGTCAtatgaaattgcaaaaataaaacaacccctgtttaagccacacccatttctgATCTAAGCCCCGCCAATTTCTTACCAAACCTCCACCCTCTCCAATGGTATGGTAGCTAAATTAAACTAATTAGGTCCTtaatatcagttaaaaaaaacattcctgatAAGAAAACTGATGAGAAAACggttattttgaaaaatggctgccatgggcGCCATGTTGAAAACTCTTGATGCCTCCATATCCACATCTTTTGGGAATGCCTTAGGCTATAGCTGTACCAGATTTCATGCTTATATCACAAAGTGAACAATTGTTAAGGAAGTTCTAGTTCAGCTGCCCCACTAGATGTATGTCTCTCAAACATATAATATAAGCCATTATTTTTGAccttatttaaatatatatttctcaGTCAATGTCTATCCATCGTTGAGCAAAAGTAGGTCAGCTATGAGATTCAGTTAAATTCGTTAATCTTAAATTCATGATGTCAGCGTGAAGGCGTGTCTCCAGACATGACGCAAGTACGTCGACAGGAAGACTTCGGAGGAGTTCCTCTTGAACTTCAGTCGTGTTGTGGTAATGTTGGCACTGTTACAGCAGTGATAATGTCTGTGCAGAGCGTGCAGGTCCGGGATGCGTCCATACATTTCCGTTTACTACAGCAGTATCTGTTTCTCCTGAAGAAATACCCCATCCTCACCAAGTCTATAACCAGGTCTGTAACTCTGCTTGTTCActctttggtttgtttgttcagATCCTGAAGCCTGCCTCTCTGTTGCGTCGTGTTTCCACTGCCAGATGTCTTTTTAGAAATGAGAAGTCGTTTATTTAAGAACTGTCAGAGTCAAACCATTGCAGTAAAGTTTATAAAGTCACTGCTGATAGAAAGAAGCCGCAGTCATGTCGACATTTGATAGCTTTTCTTACTTAAATGTTGAAATCAAAGTGCATCTTTGTTTGCACTGACCACACTCTGCCCTCCACTGTGGCTTTAACCAATCAGCATCTGCACACAGACCCTCCCCTATGACTTTATAACTCTTTATTTAACTGCCCTCTCATTTATTAACCTGCTTCAAATTataaacagctgtttgtgtttttggatatttttcagTGGCATCCTCTCAGCATTAGGAAATCTTCTGTCTCAGGTTTTGGAAGCaagaaaaaaggccaaaaatggaGCCCTGGTCAATGAGATagacacagctggagctgcACGATATGCCATCTATGGGTGAGTTTGAGAACAGAAACAGATTTAAGGTGGTGGGCATTTCATGGCTCTTCTAGTAAAAGTAAACATATCAGTGTGCTCTCAACAGTGTGAAACTGAGCTTTAATGCTTTAGATTTAGTACCATCAATGAATGCAAACCATAAACAGAGTATACAGTGCCCCCAGTGAATATTAAATATACTTCCGGGTATTTGAACTGTTTTCCTGCAGTCATGCCTCTGTTGTCTGTTGCAGGTTGTTTATTACAGGACCAGTGAGCCATTACTTTTATCAGCTGATGGAGTTGTGGATGCCCACCACTGATCCACTCTGCATAGTCAAACGATTGCTTCTGGACCGGCTTATATTTGCCCCgggctttcttctcctcttctacTTTGTCATGAACATTCTCGAGGTGGGTCATCACAGAAAATCTCTTTCCCtgaaaggtaaaaacaaaaggTCCCATACTTCCCACAATGCAACTTGTACCATTATACCTTAAGCCcacttcagaccaaagatttgcaacaAGAGAAGTTAAAACTTGTGTCTGCAACGTTCTGAAAACTTGTCACTCCACCACTGCAACTATGGGAGACGACTCAGGCTTTACTGTCCACTTACGTGTTTATATCTCTGTGGTCAGGGCAATGAACCGTTTGAATGAGTACAGTAATCGTAAGTTACTTGCTTCAGTTGCAGTTTtgcttttgtcaaaaaagcaaaacaaaaaagtgagcTGATCCAGACTTTTGGGTCTTCAGTGGATGCTTCACCAAAACACCAGGGGACTTGTACCAGTTTATGCTGTGAGCTTGAGGCTTCAAATATCCTTCCTTTTGTCAAGTGCTGGCGTGACCAGCTCACTTCCTCCCTGGTGTTTGTGTTATTGATTGGCTGTTGAAATACGTGACGATGTGTTCTAAAACCAGCTGATGCCATCTGACAAACTGAATCACTGGCAGTCAGAGGGATTCTAGGGATGTTTCTAGGTGAATATTTTCTCATCCGATAAAACTCAATTTTTAACTGCATTCAACCAACTTATCTAAACTCATTATGTCAGGGCACAGATGGCCAAGCGGTTAGGTTGCATCCCAAGTGTGTGGGCCGCCTGGTTTAAAGTATGGCCTGTGGTTCCTTTCCTGACTATCCCCGACCCTCTCCACTGCCCTCTTCTCtgattaaaggcataaaaacataaacacatccTGTAAACCAATGCAACGGTACAACAACTTCACACTGTAATGAAGCAAAGTTGGTTTACATAATATGAGTAatattagcagtgctagcaccgcCTGCCTTTGATGCTCTTTACAGGTTAACATCCAAATTCCTGAGCTGAAAATCAACACTCAGTGCTTTGGTTATATGTGAATAAAGTTTGCAAAGCTATGGATGACTAATCTTTTTTCTAGATCTAAAAAGTGCTGTCGGTGCTATCAATTCACCCTTGTTTACATCAGATTAGATTGTGCTAGGAcaactacagtggctactagagGTGGGTGGCAGTTTATTTGGTCATTTGACTGGAAGTGTGGACCTGGAAGGATTAGTAAAATATGGAAATAATTAGTTTAATTAGTTTAACAAAATCTTATTCTGGTGCCAAGTAAAGGGATCTGACCTTTAAGCTGGCTCACTGCACACATTTTCATGCAATTCAATCTGAAACATCTCAGTTTACATAGCTGCGTCTGCCCCCTGTGAAGTTTTAAAATAGTTTGTTACTCTGCGAGTTTTTGGTATGAACTGAGTTTACCTGTGTGACACATTACTCTCCATGAATCCAGTTTAACTGCTGATTTTGTtgttattgctgtttttttagatTCCCTTTGACCAGTTACTAATTTGTTAATTGGTGGGCTACCCCTCtgtcaaaataatttaatatttttcttccTATTTTAGTATTAAGTCCTCTGTCTTACTTGTTTGTGTTCATCATTAAACACATGTATGGGATTAAATGAATGTATAATAAGTGCAGTGTTGTTTTAGGCAAAAGGCTGGGGAGACTTTGAAAAGAAGATGAGAGCGAGTTACTGGACAGCTTTAAAGATGAACTGGAAAGTGTGGACTCCCTTCCAGTTCATCAACATCAACTTCGTACCTGTACAGGTAAGCATTTTAACGGCACCCTGACACTGAATGGATGATGATTCACATATTGACACCACTGATAATatgtctctgtgtctgtttgtgcTTTCAGTTTAGGGTGCTGTTTGCCAACATGGTTGCCTTATTTTGGTACGCCTACCTAGCATCTGTGAGGAAGTGAAGCGTCCCGACTTGCAGAAGATTGACCTTGAAGAATCAGCTTCTTCACAGTGGCTTTAATATGATTTGTTTGTCTACTGAACCACTTTGCACCTGTTCTTTATCATGTCAGCAATACTCAGTAGCTCTGATAATCGTCTGCCAACAAAAACCTAACAGCAGGAATGAGCTCAGTAAACATGCTGCTATAATGTTCTTAACACCTAACTGCCTTTGATATACCAGAAAAAAGTACATGTAGTTATTAAAAAGGATGTATTTTTACACAGCACTGgataaatttgtaaaaatgtaacttgaaattaaataattaagtCTATTTTCTAtcaatattttttatcttttattgttAAGTTTGCTTTTTATGTAGTTCAACATTACAACAGGTGAAAAGTTACTAACGACATTAACATAAATTACTGTAATCGAGTAGCTTTTTGGTATACTTTTgagtacttttaaaaatcaccacttttacttaagtatattttggggGAAGTATTGTGcctcattacattttaaaaaacatcaagtactgagttaaaacataaacactaaaagccaaaacaaggAGGGCCAAGCTGTCTGCCAACAGCAAGAAAATGGAAAGTAATTAGTAGTAGTGATGGTCAGTAGCTCATAAGGAGAAAATGTCAACACATTTAATCCCAAATCAGCTGTTGCATTTACTTTAGGTGACACCTTATAATGAACAACCtgatattatttatattatcttGTAGTTATATCACATTAAGGAAAGACCTTATCCCCCTGTGAAATCCCTTTGGGCTATCAAAAGAAGCCACTCAGTGCTTCGGTAAACTTTGAATAatctactttttacttttacttcagtagaCTTATAGATCAGTACAAAAACTTGGCCTAACAACTGCTTGATATCAGAAATGCATTTGAGCAAAGAATTTTGGGCAAAACTTCCTTTTGGCTTCTTTGGCAGATCAATTTGCAAATCACCCACATAAAAACGAAAGATAAATTGTGCTAGGCTATACAGGTGGCAGCATATACTGTATAATGAAAAAAGAATGGGGCCAAGAATAGAAATGATTTGTTTGtgccatttctgctacttttaattGCTACCTTTAGTCAATTTGTCACTGTtacctcttttaccaatttttgccacttttaacccatttttgctatttaaaaaatcttttcaccCATTGTTTGCCACATTCAACCCCTTTGGCCTTCTTTTTACCTCTTCACTGATTGTTTTCTGCACATTTAACTTCtgataacccatttttgccacttgtaatccCTTTTCACAccttttattcccattttttgtcatttcaaatAATATCGACCACTTGTAACCCATCCTcactttttaagccaattttttttttattttcgttgctacttttaaaccatttttgtcacaattatttaatatttttccctttgttgTCTTAATTTTCTGGTtccctgacatttgtgcacattatggatAGGCCTTGAAGTCTGTTGTTACTTTCCAAAgggtttagttttaaaaaaacgCTTAAAAACGGGGAGATTACATTCTGAAGAACggctaaaatgttttatttttttttaaatagctgctTTGACAAGTGTAGTTATTAtcaagtcaaaacatgaaatatggttatcacagcttaactatGAAATGGGACCCcaaaagctctcccctttattccccctCAGGGGCGGCCTTCACCAAAGTaaaacttttacttgagtataatagtctggtactttttccagttttgaGCATTACTTCCTGCATGAAACATAAGGACACATGGAAATTGTACCTTTTTATTGTCAGATTAACAAAATAACATGTATTTGTGAAAATACAACATTAACATGATACTTTGCCATCAACATATttgcaaaattaagaaaaaaaaacaggttttaaatAAATGACACAGGGGGTGAGGAATGCATtatctaaaataaaatctgtgAGAAAACCATGAAGGCAACAGCACTGATTGTTACTGTCACTTAAATGAGCTATTACAGATCCATCAACACTTcttgtttgatttgtatttgcTACTGTGTCTCTGTGCTACAACATTGAAACTcaaatgataaataataatcTAAACAGTTTATGAATTAAAGCTAAACGGAGCAGGGGTGTGTTCAGCCTCCTCTCAGGCGGAGCATCAGCTCGATGGTGCTGTGCTCTGTCACCTTATAGTCCGTCAGTCTCCCGCTTGTCATCTCTCTGCCCTGGAAAACCAACCTCTGCTGACTCGCTGCGACGCCCTCCCACTGCTCCACCTTCTTCTTGAAGTCGTTCACTGTCTCCTCCGATGAGATGTCATAGGTGTTCGTCTTTCCCTTCTCGTTTTTTAGGAACACCTGGAAAGTCGGCGGCTCCTGGGTGACCAGCAGAGACACCCGGGAGCCCTGCTGCAGGCCGTAAGAGCTGACGGTCCTGGAATCATCGGTGAGGGCAGTCCTGTGTCCGTTATCGTAGACCAGCCTCTGCCTGGCCACGGAGACTCCGAGTCTGTCCTGGATCATGATCTTCAGGGAGCCCACAGTGGCGCCAGGGGTCACCGTGAGGCTGTGGGACTCACCCAGCATTACGATTGTTATCTCCATGACTCAAAAAGCCTACAGTGAAATTCAAATGAACAAACATCAGTATTCATACATGAAcaattacaaaaagaaaacatcaatgAAAAAAGTGGCTCCTATTCCGGAGTTGAGCTTCTTACCTTTAGTTTTAGCGTATTAAACTCCTCAGGGAAACTTCTAGAAGTGTTGAGATGATAACAGGTGTGTAGTCGGTGCAGATCAGCAGCTGGGACAGAGGTTTGAGCGCTGCTCTGTTTATAAACTGCAGCAGCTGATAGCCCCGCCCCCCTCCTCCTACTCCTCACATTCGTTTTCTCTTCTCTGACTTTATAAGTTTCTATTTCCCTCTCCTTACGTGACACTGCATCTTCATAACTATGCAGCCAATGAACTTACATCATAACAACTGCAGGAAGTAACACGTGTTTTAACACTTGACGAgttcaacaaaaactgaatgTCTGACTGCAGGATTTTAAGGGAATTACCACATGGACTTACAGGCTGATGTAAAGTCAAATAAGTAATATCACTcattataaattaaaaagataGAATACATTTAGTACTATTAAAGTTGGTGTGAAAGCAGCTCATATAAGGAACAACATGTAAACAACAAATAAGTTTGCAACTGTAATGAAGCCCCTCATTCCACAGGTTGCTAAAACAGATCACTCacattttaagtgaaatgaaaccGAAACTACGGGATAAAAACACTGTGTGCACAATCAGCAACTTCTATTTTATGGCTAATAAAGGTCTGCCTGGTGTTGGTAAAGTTGGTAGGGAGCAAATAGAAGTAAAAGTGCaagtcagaggtggaaaaagtagaGAACTactctactcaagtaaaagtacagcaaCTCTGGTTAACATTTACTgatgtagaagtaaaagtacaggcttataaatctactcaagtaaaagttaaaagcatctaatttaaagtttacttgaaGCACTGAGATGCTGAGGTGTtctacagtaaaatatgatctttccttattggcaataaTAACatgagaatagatctccaaccaggtttaTCAGGTAAGTACAAGATACAAAAAGTACAAGATTATTGTGCTCAAGTAAAAGAACATTTACACTAAGAACAGTACGagtacacaaaaagctactcaattatgGTAATTTCAGTAAAAGCAATTAGTGTCTTTGCTGTACGACATCTCCAAGGTGTCATGGGACGAAGTGGACACACCAGTGTAAGTAGGTCTCCACTTAAAAACACCAGTGATATATCCAGGCTCTTGCTGCCCATCAGTCTACATCAGTGATCATTAACTGGCGGCCCGGAGGACATATCAGGCTTCTCATCCGGCCCCAAAAGACTATTGAATTCAGAAAACATATGTTTTTAAGGGTATCCGTTTTCTTTATATCCCTATAGCTATTAAATCAACCCTAAAAACAATTGATATTGGCTCATTCACAAGCGAAACATCACTAGTGGTAGAGTTTATAGTAACTGTGCTGTCACTgactggagcttgcatgtacatGTACATGTGCATGTACGAGTTTGTTGAAAGGGGTGATGCTGTGGCTACTAAGGcttacaggtacatctcaaaaaattacaatatcatggaaaaagttcaatattttttgtcactcattttagaaggtgaaacccatatattatatagactctttaccaaggttgttatagtt
The Cheilinus undulatus linkage group 5, ASM1832078v1, whole genome shotgun sequence DNA segment above includes these coding regions:
- the pxmp2 gene encoding peroxisomal membrane protein 2; this translates as MSVQSVQVRDASIHFRLLQQYLFLLKKYPILTKSITSGILSALGNLLSQVLEARKKAKNGALVNEIDTAGAARYAIYGLFITGPVSHYFYQLMELWMPTTDPLCIVKRLLLDRLIFAPGFLLLFYFVMNILEAKGWGDFEKKMRASYWTALKMNWKVWTPFQFININFVPVQFRVLFANMVALFWYAYLASVRK
- the isg15 gene encoding ubiquitin-like protein ISG15 — encoded protein: MEITIVMLGESHSLTVTPGATVGSLKIMIQDRLGVSVARQRLVYDNGHRTALTDDSRTVSSYGLQQGSRVSLLVTQEPPTFQVFLKNEKGKTNTYDISSEETVNDFKKKVEQWEGVAASQQRLVFQGREMTSGRLTDYKVTEHSTIELMLRLRGG